AACGAGGTCAAGGACCGCCTGGACAAGCCCGGATCCGGGCTCTCCGGCGGCCAGCAGCAGCGTCTGTGCATCGCCCGTGCCATCGCCGTGGAGCCGCAGGTGATCCTCATGGATGAGCCCTGCTCCGCCCTGGACCCCATCTCCACCCTGGCTATTGAGGACCTCATCAATGACCTCAAGGACCAGTACACCGTGGTGATCGTGACGCACAACATGCAGCAGGCGGCCCGGGTCTCGGACAGGACCGCGTTCTTCAACATCGCCGGCACCGGCAAGCCGGGTAAGCTCATCGAAATCGGCGACACCCACACCATCTTCAGTAATCCCACCCAGAAGGCAACGGAAGACTACGTCTCCGGCCGCTTCGGATAAACCGCGGGGTCGCCGCCAGGAAAGTGGTGCAAACCGCCGCGCATTATGACCGTTGCCATCCGAGCAGTCGAGGGCGGCGCTGCCCGGTCATAAACCGATGGACTGGCCCCCGCGTCATCGCGGCAGCGGCGAAAGTGCCAGCGCCAGCACAAAGGCAAGGACCGCCGTGGCCACCGGCGTCAGGATCCAGAGCCCCACGATGCGGATCACCAGCTTCCGGTTGGTCACTGAAAAGTGCTGGTTCTCTCCCGCGCCCAACACCGCCGAGGTGACCGTGTGCGTGGTGGAGAGCGGCCAGTGCAGGCCGATGGCGCCCACAAAAAGCATGACGGCGCTGAAGATCTGTGCCACCGACCCCCGCAGCGGATCGATCCTGGTGATCTTGTAGCCGATGGTGTGCGAGATCCGCCAGCCGCCGTACATCGTGCCGGCGGCGATCATCACCGCGGAGAGCAGCGCAACCCACACGGGGATAGTGCCGCCGTCGGAATAGCCGCCTGCCAGCAGGGCCAGGAGGAGGACAGCACTGATCCGCTGCCCGTCCTGCAGGCCGTGGCCGAATGCCACTGCTCCCGCGGCAATGGACTGGCTCCGGCGGAACCGCTGGTTCACCACGTTGGGCTGGGTGTGGCGGGCGGCCCAGGTGGCGGGGTAGACCAGCATAAACGCGCCGCTGTAGGCGACCAGCGGCGACAGCACCAGTGGCAGGATGACCTGGAACAACAAGGAGCGGTCCACCCCTCCAACGCCTAACCCGCCTACGGACAGGCTGGCGAGCCCGGCCCCTGCGAGGCCGCCCACCAGGGCATGGGTGGAGGAGGCCGGGATGCCGCGCCACCACAACAGGATGCCCCAGGCGATGGCGCTGGCCAGGCCGGCGAGGAGGATACTGAGTCCGTCCGTCCCGGCAGGAAGATTGATCCAGGTCTGGCTGACAGCGACCGCCAGGCTCGCACTGACCAGTGCGCCGATGAAGTTGAAGAAGGCCGCGAGCAGCACCGCCACGCTGGGGGTGAGCGCCCGGGTGCGCACGGCAACGGCCACGGAGGTGGAAACGTCGCGGAACCCGTTGACGAAGGCGAACACGGCGGCCAGGACCACCACCGCGCCGAAGATGACCGCTGTCACCTCAGGATTCCTTGACGATGATGCTGCCCACCTGGGTGGCGATGCGCCGCATGTCCTTGGTGACGTCCACCAACTGGTTGGCAATATCGCGGTTGCGGGAGTACTGCGCCCACTTCATGTCGCTGATCATGTCCGCCACCCACACCCTGTGCGTGCGTTCGGCCCGCTTTGCCAGGCGGAGGATTTCGATCCAGTAGTCCTCCAGGTCGTCCAGGTTGTCGAGCCGGCGCATGGCGTCCACGGTGAGCTCGGCCTGCCGGCTGATGATCTCCAGCTGGTCCGCGGCGCGTTTGGGCAGCCGCTCCAGCCGGTACAACGCCACCAGTTCCGCGGCGGCATCCAGCTTCTCGATGGCCTCGTTGAGGTAGCGCGAGAGGGCATACATGTCCTCGCGCGGCAGCGGGTTCACGAAGCTCGTGCGCATGTGTGTGAGGAGCGCAAAATGCAGTTCGGCGGACCGTGCCTCGTGGTTGTGCATGTCCTCCACGAGCTTGCCGTGCTCCGCCGCGGGGACGCCGAGGATTTCGGCAAGCGTGGCGCTGCCCAGCACGATCTGTTGCGCCATCTGCGATAAGAGGTTCAGCCCGGCGGGCTCGTGGGGAAAAAGGCGCAGTTTCACGTAGTTACCGGTCTCCGGGAAAAGTACAGGGCGGGAGTGGCGTGCCGTGTGACGTGACCCCGGCGCAACCAACGCTAACTCTACCGGCCCGGAAAAGCACCCCTGAAACGGGCTGGCAGCAAGGGGAAACCGCGATCGGGCTGACAGCTCGCGGGCATAAAAATGGTGCCGAACCGGATACGCCTCTC
This genomic interval from Arthrobacter sp. SLBN-100 contains the following:
- a CDS encoding inorganic phosphate transporter; the protein is MTAVIFGAVVVLAAVFAFVNGFRDVSTSVAVAVRTRALTPSVAVLLAAFFNFIGALVSASLAVAVSQTWINLPAGTDGLSILLAGLASAIAWGILLWWRGIPASSTHALVGGLAGAGLASLSVGGLGVGGVDRSLLFQVILPLVLSPLVAYSGAFMLVYPATWAARHTQPNVVNQRFRRSQSIAAGAVAFGHGLQDGQRISAVLLLALLAGGYSDGGTIPVWVALLSAVMIAAGTMYGGWRISHTIGYKITRIDPLRGSVAQIFSAVMLFVGAIGLHWPLSTTHTVTSAVLGAGENQHFSVTNRKLVIRIVGLWILTPVATAVLAFVLALALSPLPR
- a CDS encoding DUF47 domain-containing protein, whose translation is MKLRLFPHEPAGLNLLSQMAQQIVLGSATLAEILGVPAAEHGKLVEDMHNHEARSAELHFALLTHMRTSFVNPLPREDMYALSRYLNEAIEKLDAAAELVALYRLERLPKRAADQLEIISRQAELTVDAMRRLDNLDDLEDYWIEILRLAKRAERTHRVWVADMISDMKWAQYSRNRDIANQLVDVTKDMRRIATQVGSIIVKES